Proteins encoded by one window of Gordonia jinghuaiqii:
- a CDS encoding AIM24 family protein: MSQLNTVWNPMSLPADDNVPDNNYSFCIDVSQPWFMSKGAMIAYYGQMQFTALTQGLQGSVLQMVAQQFSAPLYLGDYVVVEGQGKLIIGDRGYDINAYDLDDGNLTIRAANLLAFQPSLSLNQSIVPGFLTLIGTGKFLASSNGPVMFVEPPVRVDPEALVGWSDCPSPSHHYDEAWVNSFIAAAGRRMGLNSGEERQFDFTGSGTVLVQSSEKVRDDTSVLRTIQGHLPGMTVPSLQQINQQISQQLGQQQG; this comes from the coding sequence GTGAGCCAACTCAACACCGTGTGGAATCCGATGAGCCTGCCCGCGGATGACAATGTGCCGGACAACAATTACTCGTTCTGCATCGACGTGTCCCAGCCGTGGTTCATGTCCAAGGGCGCGATGATCGCCTACTACGGACAGATGCAGTTCACCGCGTTGACGCAGGGGCTGCAGGGCAGTGTGCTCCAGATGGTCGCCCAGCAGTTTTCCGCCCCGCTGTATCTCGGCGACTACGTCGTCGTCGAGGGGCAGGGCAAGCTGATCATCGGTGACCGCGGATACGACATCAACGCCTACGACCTCGACGACGGCAACCTCACCATCCGCGCGGCCAATCTGCTGGCGTTCCAGCCGAGTCTGTCGCTCAACCAGTCGATCGTCCCCGGGTTCCTCACGCTCATCGGCACCGGCAAGTTCCTCGCCTCGTCGAACGGGCCGGTGATGTTCGTCGAACCGCCCGTGCGCGTCGACCCCGAAGCCCTCGTGGGCTGGTCGGATTGTCCGTCGCCGAGCCATCACTACGACGAGGCATGGGTCAACAGCTTCATCGCGGCCGCCGGCCGGCGGATGGGCCTCAACTCCGGGGAGGAGCGACAGTTCGACTTCACCGGTAGCGGAACGGTTCTCGTCCAATCGAGCGAGAAGGTCCGCGACGACACGTCTGTGCTGCGCACCATCCAGGGGCATCTGCCCGGAATGACGGTGCCGAGTCTGCAGCAGATCAACCAGCAGATCAGCCAGCAGTTGGGTCAGCAGCAGGGCTGA
- a CDS encoding AIM24 family protein has product MFTKVNSKVVCVDIGRSGPVIARRGAMLFYKGNVHFQPHQIAGAGGMGGGMPGLGAMGGMAGRMLAGEHESTMIAQGNGEVHYGFLGIEVHVVDLGSVGGIMRVEASRLLAYSANLQASVVSVASQGNGGGGGGGLFGALRSAAAGAVTGQGMFTTQLSGPGTAVMLGHGGIFELEVSPQKPPVTVDPQAFVGSAGQVDTSLRSAMSWRNVGRSGGEAMQLECSGQGIVYVQASEEKL; this is encoded by the coding sequence ATGTTCACCAAGGTCAACAGCAAAGTCGTCTGCGTCGACATCGGCCGCAGCGGTCCGGTGATCGCGCGCCGTGGGGCGATGCTCTTCTACAAGGGCAACGTGCACTTCCAGCCGCACCAGATCGCGGGAGCAGGCGGAATGGGCGGCGGTATGCCAGGTCTGGGAGCGATGGGCGGCATGGCCGGACGCATGCTCGCAGGCGAACACGAGTCGACGATGATCGCGCAGGGCAACGGCGAGGTGCACTACGGCTTCCTCGGTATCGAGGTCCACGTGGTGGATCTCGGGTCTGTCGGCGGGATCATGCGCGTCGAGGCGTCGCGCCTGCTGGCGTACTCGGCCAACCTGCAGGCGTCGGTGGTCTCGGTCGCCTCGCAGGGGAACGGTGGCGGGGGTGGCGGGGGACTGTTCGGCGCGCTGCGGTCCGCGGCGGCCGGCGCGGTCACCGGCCAGGGGATGTTCACGACGCAGCTCTCCGGTCCCGGTACGGCAGTGATGCTGGGGCACGGCGGGATCTTCGAACTGGAGGTGTCTCCCCAGAAGCCGCCCGTCACCGTCGACCCGCAGGCGTTCGTGGGTTCGGCCGGTCAGGTCGACACCAGTCTGCGATCGGCCATGAGCTGGCGCAACGTCGGCCGTTCGGGCGGCGAGGCAATGCAATTGGAGTGCTCCGGACAGGGCATCGTCTACGTGCAGGCATCGGAGGAGAAGCTGTGA
- a CDS encoding AIM24 family protein yields the protein MQLVQRSKRVVEARLNNTAVRAISGSMVAYEGQVTFKSAGFGGGDGVLAGLKQRATGEALSLMEAAGSGVVYFAHNAAETTIIELNNETLQVESQQLMVLNGNLQTNVTFAGLRGASSGQGLFTTTVTGHGQIALLSNGGPLIHLEVSLQYPLVVDPDAFVCARGQLSQSFVTDVSWRSALGQGSGEAFSLRWDGSGVVSIQPAER from the coding sequence ATGCAGTTGGTACAACGCTCCAAACGCGTGGTCGAGGCCAGGCTCAACAACACCGCGGTCCGCGCGATCAGCGGGTCGATGGTGGCCTATGAGGGCCAGGTCACGTTCAAGTCGGCGGGTTTCGGGGGTGGCGACGGCGTGCTGGCGGGGCTCAAGCAGCGCGCAACCGGCGAGGCCCTGTCGCTGATGGAGGCCGCGGGCAGCGGCGTCGTCTACTTCGCCCACAACGCGGCCGAGACGACGATCATCGAATTGAACAACGAGACATTGCAGGTGGAGTCCCAGCAACTGATGGTGCTCAACGGCAATCTGCAGACCAACGTGACCTTCGCGGGTCTGCGAGGGGCGTCGTCGGGGCAGGGTTTGTTCACCACGACAGTGACCGGGCACGGTCAGATCGCCCTGCTCTCCAATGGGGGGCCGCTGATCCATCTCGAGGTGTCACTGCAGTACCCGCTGGTCGTCGATCCCGACGCATTCGTCTGCGCGCGAGGACAATTGAGCCAGTCCTTCGTCACCGACGTCTCGTGGCGCTCGGCCCTCGGACAGGGCAGCGGCGAGGCGTTCTCGTTGCGCTGGGATGGCAGCGGCGTCGTGTCGATCCAACCTGCCGAGCGGTGA
- a CDS encoding HpcH/HpaI aldolase/citrate lyase family protein, with protein sequence MTTTARHEGPGLEPGQIRHFDHLGLHASELLFHRHPESIDSSWPAHRLAVALGATLYVPATRPDLAEVIRRRRAGGVISMVIDLEDAVADDEEAQAIDHAVTALRDIAENPGRPMLLFVRPRAADRIMPIASALGPTSVLTGFVIPKFNSDNAHDALDAVREAGKVLGHHLWMMPVLESASVVHRETRDEELAAIASVLAANREHVLAVRIGATDICGYFGIRRDRDLTIYDVRVAADVIAAIVNHLGRSDESGFVVTGPVWEYFADHERLFQPTLRHTPFRENDAVYFRQQLVSRDMDGLLREITLDRANGLHGKTVIHPAHVAAVHALSAVTHEEYHDALDILAGESGGVRASSYRNKMNEAKPHRNWALRVMDRAAAFGVTRQGVSFVDVLTALANPGSGPA encoded by the coding sequence ATGACCACCACGGCACGCCACGAGGGACCCGGGCTGGAACCCGGGCAGATCAGGCATTTCGATCATCTGGGACTCCACGCGAGTGAACTGCTCTTCCACCGGCATCCCGAGTCGATCGACTCGAGCTGGCCCGCACACCGGCTCGCCGTCGCGTTGGGGGCCACGCTCTACGTGCCGGCGACGCGGCCAGACCTCGCCGAGGTGATCCGCAGACGACGCGCGGGAGGCGTTATCTCGATGGTCATCGACCTCGAGGATGCGGTCGCCGACGACGAGGAGGCGCAGGCGATCGACCACGCGGTCACCGCCCTCCGTGACATCGCCGAGAATCCCGGCCGGCCCATGCTCCTGTTCGTCCGGCCGCGCGCCGCCGACCGGATCATGCCGATCGCCTCGGCCCTCGGTCCCACGTCCGTTCTGACCGGTTTCGTGATTCCGAAGTTCAACTCGGACAACGCACACGATGCGTTGGACGCAGTCCGGGAGGCCGGCAAGGTGCTCGGCCATCACCTGTGGATGATGCCGGTCCTGGAATCCGCGTCGGTCGTGCACCGAGAGACCCGCGACGAAGAGCTCGCGGCGATCGCGTCGGTGCTCGCCGCGAACCGTGAACATGTCCTCGCGGTGCGCATCGGCGCCACCGACATCTGCGGATACTTCGGCATCCGACGCGACCGCGACCTCACGATCTACGACGTCCGGGTCGCCGCCGACGTGATCGCCGCGATCGTCAACCACCTCGGGCGCAGTGACGAATCGGGCTTCGTCGTGACCGGGCCGGTGTGGGAGTACTTCGCCGATCACGAGCGACTCTTCCAACCGACGCTGCGGCACACCCCTTTTCGTGAGAACGATGCGGTCTATTTCCGGCAGCAGCTGGTCAGCCGCGACATGGACGGCCTCCTGCGTGAGATCACTCTCGACCGCGCCAACGGCCTGCACGGCAAGACCGTCATCCACCCCGCACACGTGGCGGCGGTACACGCATTGTCGGCCGTGACCCACGAGGAGTACCACGACGCGCTCGACATCCTCGCCGGCGAGTCGGGCGGGGTGCGGGCGTCGTCGTACCGGAACAAGATGAACGAGGCGAAACCACACCGCAACTGGGCGTTGCGGGTGATGGACCGGGCGGCGGCGTTCGGCGTGACGCGTCAGGGCGTTTCCTTTGTCGATGTCCTCACCGCACTCGCGAACCCGGGATCGGGGCCCGCGTGA
- a CDS encoding phosphoribosyltransferase family protein — MTQNFGVAIESVDGGHPDHTVHDLVMLGLRRNRRRAHLLVSTVLGKHIPTPPSAVRGAADDLGSAIIERIGADAARDAIVFGFAETATGLGHCVAERLCASRYLHSTRRRMPGVTVSGTFEEGHSHATTHLLQPSNPEFLDATTPEETLILVDDEVSTGKTALGAIAAIIAARPRTRFVVASLVDMRTPAQRSDCDTAAADLGVEVAYVALASGSIALPPNLLDDVWALESGDLNPSAPHRGDVTMVPVEWPTSVPDGGRHGFLRTDTEAFRQAADAAADTLATHLDPQRPVVVLGHEELMYAPLCIGERLASVGFETRYQTTTRSPAQVHDVTGYPLRRGFRFPAPESDPHAPRYVYNVATPAAPDPQVVLVVDSPADTAELHAPGGLIDVLTDAGHPVTVAVLPATGQSALARARQAAR; from the coding sequence GTGACACAGAATTTCGGCGTCGCAATCGAGTCCGTCGACGGTGGGCACCCCGATCACACGGTTCACGATCTGGTCATGCTCGGCCTGCGCCGCAATCGCCGGCGCGCCCACCTGTTGGTGTCGACCGTGTTGGGCAAGCACATCCCGACGCCGCCGTCCGCCGTCCGCGGTGCGGCCGACGACCTGGGCTCGGCGATCATCGAGCGGATCGGCGCCGACGCCGCGCGCGACGCAATCGTCTTCGGCTTCGCCGAGACCGCCACCGGACTCGGACACTGTGTCGCCGAGCGACTCTGCGCCTCGCGTTACCTCCATTCGACGCGCCGCAGGATGCCTGGGGTGACCGTGTCCGGCACCTTCGAGGAAGGACACTCCCACGCGACGACGCACCTGCTGCAACCGAGCAACCCGGAGTTCCTCGACGCCACCACCCCCGAGGAGACCCTGATCCTCGTCGACGACGAGGTCTCGACGGGCAAGACCGCGCTGGGCGCCATCGCGGCGATCATCGCCGCGCGGCCACGTACGCGTTTCGTCGTGGCGTCGCTGGTGGACATGCGTACTCCCGCTCAGCGCTCCGACTGTGATACCGCTGCAGCCGATCTCGGCGTCGAAGTTGCCTACGTCGCGCTCGCTTCCGGCTCCATCGCGCTGCCGCCGAACCTCCTCGACGATGTGTGGGCACTGGAGTCCGGGGACCTCAATCCCTCGGCGCCACACCGCGGCGACGTCACGATGGTGCCCGTCGAGTGGCCGACCTCGGTGCCCGACGGCGGTCGGCACGGATTCCTCCGGACTGATACCGAGGCCTTCCGCCAGGCGGCCGATGCCGCCGCCGACACGCTGGCCACCCACCTGGACCCGCAACGGCCCGTCGTCGTGCTCGGTCACGAGGAGCTCATGTACGCGCCGCTGTGCATCGGCGAGCGTCTTGCCTCCGTCGGCTTCGAGACGAGGTATCAGACAACCACCCGGTCGCCCGCCCAGGTCCACGACGTGACCGGCTATCCACTCCGACGCGGATTCCGTTTCCCCGCACCGGAGTCCGATCCACATGCCCCCAGATACGTCTACAACGTCGCCACCCCGGCGGCACCCGATCCGCAGGTGGTGCTGGTCGTCGACTCCCCTGCCGACACCGCCGAACTCCACGCGCCGGGCGGGCTCATCGATGTCCTCACCGACGCCGGGCACCCCGTGACCGTGGCCGTACTCCCGGCGACCGGCCAGTCCGCCCTCGCCCGGGCCCGGCAGGCGGCGCGGTGA